Within the Flavobacteriales bacterium genome, the region GGTGCTTCTCTAAAACATTATCCGAAATCTCGATCTATCCCAGATTGGGAATCACCAATTGCTGGCCTGGATGGATGAGATCCGGGTTCTTCAACTGATCGGTGTTGGCCTCGAAGATCTGCTTGTACTTCATGGGGTCGCGATAGTAGTGCTTTGCAATGAGGCTCAGGGACTCTCCGCTTTTGACCGTGTGCTTGTGGTAGTAGTTCGTATTGGCCACTTTGATATCGGCTTCGATGTCGGAAGGGCTCTCCCCACCTGCACGTTTGATCTCGTCCCACATCTTATCCTTCTGGTACTGTGTTTCTGCGACTCCACCTATACGCAGTCTGCCGGGCTC harbors:
- a CDS encoding LysM peptidoglycan-binding domain-containing protein, with protein sequence MSLKAKYEKVLDLGKEFEVKDGYVEEEPGRLRIGGVAETQYQKDKMWDEIKRAGGESPSDIEADIKVANTNYYHKHTVKSGESLSLIAKHYYRDPMKYKQIFEANTDQLKNPDLIHPGQQLVIPNLG